GCGTCGCCGTCGTCGTCGCGACGGCCTTCGCCGCGATCTCGACGCCGGCCGCCGACGTGACCTCGATGCTCCTGCTCGCCGGCATCCTCATCCTGCTGTACATGCTCGCGGGGCTCCTGTCGATGCTCTTCGACCGCCGAAAGCGCAAGCGGAACCCCGAGCTGTTCGCCGAACCGGCGGAGTGAGGGCTTCGCCCGCCCGGGCGCGATAGGGTTCCGAGCATGAGCGGCTCCAGCCCATCCGAAAGCTATGCCGCCGCCCGCGAGAGCCGTCGCCATCCGCTCACCGCCGCGTTCGCGGAAGACCAGAGGTTCGACCTCGACCCGTTCCAGCTCGAAGGCTGCCATGCCCTCGAGGAGGGCCGCAGCGTGCTCGTGGCCGCGCCCACGGGGGCGGGCAAGACGATCGTGGGCGAGTTCGCCGTGCACCTGGCGGTGCGCACGCCCGGCGAGAAGGCCTTCTACACCACGCCCATGAAGGCGTTGTCGAACCAGAAGTTCCGCGAGCTGCAGGCCGTCTACGGCGAGGACGAGGTGGGTCTCCTCACGGGAGACACGAACATCAACGGCCACGCGCGCATCGTCGTCATGACGACGGAGGTGCTGCGAAACATGATCTACGCCGGCTCGTCCGCGCTGCAGGGCCTGCGCTACGTCGTCATGGACGAGGTCCACTACCTCGCCGATCGCTTCCGCGGAGCGGTGTGGGAGGAGGTCATCATCCACCTCCCCCCGAGCGTCCGGATCGTGTCGCTCAGCGCGACGGTCTCGAACGCCGAGGAGTTCGGCGACTGGCTCGACACGGTGCGCGGAGACACCGAGGTCATCGTCTCCGAGACGCGCCCCGTCCCGTTGGAGCAGCACATGCTCGTGCGCGGCGACCTCCTGCCGTTGTTCGACGAGGCCGCGGGCCCCGCGGCCGCCCAGGTCAACCGGGAGCTCCTGCGCGTCCGGGCCTCGTTCGGGCAGGCGCCGCGGTCGGGCGAGCACCGCTTCGACGGCCACCGGAGGGGGCGCCGGCCGCCGGAGGGGCGCCCGACGCCCGTGCGGCGCATGGAGCGGATCGACAGGGCGGAGGTCATCCGGCTCCTCGGGCGGCAGAACCTGCTGCCCGCGATCTTCTTCGTCTTCAGCCGGGTGGGATGCGACCAGGCGGTGCAGCAGGTGCGTCGCTCGGGCGTGAGGCTCACCACGGCCGAGGAGCGCGCCGAGATCCGGCGGATCGTCGAGCAGCGCATCGCCGCGCTGCCCGACGAGGACCTCGGCGTGCTCGGCTACTGGGAGTGGAAGGACAACCTCGAGCGCGGCGTCGCGTCGCACCACGCCGGCCTGCTGCCGGCGTTCAAGGAGGTCGTGGAGGAGCTCTATCAGCGCAAGCTCGTGAAGGTGGTCTTCGCCACCGAGACGCTCGCCCTCGGCATCAACATGCCCGCCCGGACAGTCGTGCTCGAGAAGCTGGAGAAGTTCAACGGCGAGTCCCGTGCGCCGATCACGTCGGGGGAGTACACGCAGCTGACGGGCCGGGCCGGGCGGCGCGGCATCGACGTCGAGGGCCACGCCGTCGTGCAGTGGACGGACGGCCTCGACCCGCAGGCCGTCGCCTCGCTCGCCTCGCGGCGGACCTATCCCCTCAACTCGAGCTTCCGGCCCACGTACAACATGGCCGTCAACCTCCTCGATCAGTTCGGGAAGGAGCGTTCGCGCGAGATCCTCGAGTCGTCCTTCGCGCAGTTCCAGGCCGACAGGGCGGTCGTCGGGATCGCCCGTCGCGTCAAGGAGGCCGAGGAGTCCCTCGCCGGCTACGAGAAGGCGATGTCGTGCGACAAGGGCGACTTCGCGGAGTACGCGGGCCTCCGGCGCGAGCTGAGCGACCTGGAGAAGACCGATCGCAAGGACGCGAACGCCTCCCGGGCCCGGAGGCAGCAGCGGCAGGAGCGGATCCAGAGCCTCCGCAAGCGGATGCAGCGCCATCCCTGCCATCGGTGCCCCGACCGGGAGCAGCACGCGCGCTGGGGCGAGCGGTATTGGAAGCTGCGCCGCGAGACGGGCAAGCTGCGCCGCCAGATCGAGACCAGGACGGGGAGCGTGGCCCGTCAGTTCGACAGGATCATGGACGTGCTCGCGGAGCTCGACTACATCGAGGTCTCGGAGGACGGCACGGCGCTGACGGCGGCCGGACGCCGGATGCGCCGCATCTACGGCGAGCGGGACCTGCTCGTGGCGGAGTCGCTGCGCCAGGGGCTCTGGTCCCGGCTCGATGCGCCGTCGCTCGCCGCCCTCGCCTGCGCTCTCGTGTACGAGCCGCGGCGCGAGGAGGTCGCGGACCCCTACGGCCTGCCGCGCGGGGCCTTCCGCGAGGCGCTGTCGGTGACGGAGGACCTGTGGAGCCGGCTCGACGATCTGGAGCAGGACCGAGGTCTGCCCGGCACGAGCCCCGTCGCCGCCGGGCTGTCGCAGGCCATGCACATGTGGGCGCGCGGTCAGGCGCTCGACCGGGTGCTGACCTCGGCCGACATGGCGGCGGGCGACTTCGTGCGCTGGGCGAAGCAGACGATCGACCTCCTCGACCAGCTGTCGCTCGTCGCCGACGGCGATCTCGCGCGCACCGCGCGGTCGGCGCTCGACGCCGTGCGGCGCGGCATTGTCGCGTACAGCTCGGTGTGACGCCGCCGAGGAGGACGGCGCTTAGGCTTGTCGGTATGCCCGAACGCCCCGTGCTGCCCCTGTGGGCGGCGGTGATCGCCGCGGCCGCAGGCGGGTTCGCACTCGACATGTCGTTCCCGTCGCTCGGGGTGTGGCCCCTCGCCTTCGTCGCGGTCGTCCTCTCCCTGCTGAGCCTCGTCGGGCGGCGGATCGGAGGCGCCGTGCTCGTCGGCGTCGTGTTCGGCGCGGCGTTCTACTTCCCGCACGTGTCGTGGGCGGCTCGGTTCCTCGGCGACACCGCGTTCAACTGGGCGCCGTGGGCGGCGCTCGCGACGGTGGAGGCCGTCCTGTCGGGCGTCGCGGCGATCCCGCTCGCGCTCGCGTACCGCTGGATCCCCCGCGTGCGCGACACGCCCGCGGTCCGCGTCGTCGTGCTGCCGCTCGTGGTCGCCGGCGTCTGGACGCTCCGGGAGGACGTCCTGGGGTCGTGGCCGTACGGCGGGTTCGCGTGGGGGCGGATCGGGATGACCCAGTCGGAGAGCCCGCTCGCGACGCTCTCCTCGTGGGTCGGCGTCGGCGGCCTGACGTTCCTCGTGATCCTCCTGTGCGCCATGACGATCGAGGCCGTGCGCCTCGGGGTGCGCGCCGACGCGCCGGCGAGACGCCGCCGGGCGCTCGCCGCCGGTCCGGCGGCCCTGCTGGTGCTCCTGCTCGTCACGCCGCAGTTCCCGACGACGGACGCCGGCACGATCACGGTCGGCGCGGTCCAGGGCAACGGGCCGGCGGCGTACATGGACGCGCGTGACCCGTACGACGTGCTGAACTCGCAGATCGCGGCCACGGAGCCGTTGCGGGAGTCCGAGACGGACCTCGACGTCGTGCTCTGGCCCGAGGGAGGCGTCGACAGCGATCCGCTCTACAACGAGACGACGGCGCTCTCTCTCGACGCGGTGGTCCGCGCCTTCGACGCGCCCTTGCTCATGAACGCCGCCTCGGCCCGCGGGGGAGACCCCACCTCGGGGGACGACCCGATCTACAACACCTCCATGCTCTGGACGGAGGACGGGGCCGTGCAGCTCCATTCCAAGCGCAATCCCGTGCCCTTCGGCGAGTACGTGCCGGACCGGCCGTTCTTCGAGGCCCTCGCGCCCGGCCTCATCGGCCTCATCCAGCGGGAGTACACGCCGGGGACGGACTCTCCCGTCTTCGACGTGGGCGGAGTCGGCGTGGGCCTCGCGATCTGCTTCGACGTCATCGACGACGACCTCATCCGCGAGGGCGTGGACGGCGGCGCCCAGGTCTTCATGTTCCAGACGAACAACGCCGACTTCCGCGGCACCGACGAGAACCTCCAGCAGCTCGCGTTCGCGCGGATGAGGGCCATCGAGACGGGCCGGAGCGTCGTGAACCTGTCGACGACGGGGACGAGCCAGATCATCGCGCCCGATGGCACGACGACCGAGCAGCTGCCGATCGACGAGGCCGGCGCGATCGTCGCGGACGTCGAGCTCCGGGACGGGACGACGGCCGGAGTGGTCGTCGGCCCGTGGATCACGGCGGCGATGCCGCTGAGCCTCCTCGCGCTCGCGGGAGCGGGGGTCCTGGCCCGTCGTCGCCGACGTGCCTAGGATCGTTGCCATGAGCTTCGACGTCGACCCCGAGAAGAAGTACTGGTACAACCTCAAGAGCGGGGAGGTGGAGTTCGGCCTCGTCTCACCGTCGTCCGAGCGCGCAGGCCCCTTCGACACCGCCGAGGAGGCGGCGAAGGCGCCGGAGGTGCTGAAGGCGCGAACGCGCGCCTGGGAGGACGAGGAGGCGCGCGACGGCGACTGGCCGCAGACGCGACAGACCCCCTCGGACCAGTAGTCTGAGAGGAGCATGCCGCCCCGGCGGCGACGCCTCAGAGAGGATCCGATGGACAAGCAGAGGGACTTCGTGCTCCGCACGATCGAGGAGCGCGGCGTCAAGTTCGTGCGCCTGTGGTTCACCGACGTGCTCGGCACGCTCAAGTCGGTCGCCATCGCGCCGGCGGAGGTCGAGGGCGCGTTCAGCGAGGGGATCGGCTTCGACGGCTCGGCCATCGAGGGTCTGACCCGCTCGTACGAGTCGGACCTGCTCGCGTTCCCCGATCCCTCGACGTTCCAGATCCTTCCGTGGCGGGGCGAGATCGACCCGACGGCGCGCATGTTCTGCGACATCACGACGCCCGACGGCGAGCCGGCGTCCGCGGAGCCGCGCAACGTGCTCAAGCGCACGCTCGCGAAGGCCGCCGACGCGGGTTTCACCTTCTACACGCATCCCGAGATCGAGTTCTACCTGCTCAAGTCGAGCGGCTTCGGCGCCGAGGGCCCCGAGCCCGTGGACCGTGCGGGGTACTTCGACAACGTCCCCGGCGGCACGGCCCACGACTTCCGCCGTCGCGCCGTGCGGATGCTCGAGGACCTCGGGATCTCGGTCGAGTACAGCCATCACGAGGTCGGGCCCGGCCAGAACGAGATCGATCTGCGCTACGCCGACGCCCTGACGATGGCGGACAACATCATGACGTTCCGCACGGTGGTGAAGGAGGTCGCGATCGAGCAGGGCGTCCACGCGACCTTCATGCCCAAGCCCCTCTCCGGCGAGCCGGGAAGCGGCATGCACACGCACCTCTCGCTCTTCGAGGGCGACGTGAACGCCTTCTTCCAGGAGGGCGCTCAGTACCAGCTCTCCCACATCGGACGTCAGTTCATCGCGGGTCTCATGCGCCATGCGGGCGAGATCGCGCTCGTGACGAACCAGTTCGTCAACTCGTACAAGCGCCTGTGGGGCGGTGACGAGGCTCCGAGCTACGTGACCTGGGGGCACAACAACCGCTCCGCGCTGATCCGCGTGCCCCTGTACAAGCCCGGCAAGGGCGGCTCGGCACGTGTCGAGTACCGCGCCATCGACTCGGCGGCCAACCCCTACCTCGCCTATGCGCTCATCCTCGCCGCGGGGCTGAAGGGCATCGAGGAGGAGTACGAGCTCGCGACCGAGGCCGAGGAGAACGTCGGCGCGCTCTCGAGCGCCGAGCGCCGCGCCCTGGGCTACCAGCCCCTGCCGTCGAGCCTCTACGACGCCATCAAGCAGATGGAGGACAGCGAGCTCGTCGCCGAGACCCTCGGCGAGCAGGTCTTCAGCTACGTGCTGGCGAACAAGCGCCGGGAGTACGAGGCGTACCGCTCGCACGTCACGCAGTACGAGCTGAAGTCGACGCTCGACGTCATCTGATCGCGGCGACGGGGTCATGACGAGGGAGAGCCGTGCCTCTGGTCTGACAGAGCTCGCCCGATTCGGCTTCGGCGCGCTCCAGCGCGCGGACGAGCAGCTCTCGGAGCTCGCGGGCCTCGTCGGACTGGAGCGCGACGAGGCGCTGCGCGGAGCGGAGCGGGCAGCCGATCCCGACGAGGCGCTCGACGGGCTCGTCAAGGTCGCCCGGCGCGACGCGGACATCGTCGGCGCCGTGCTGCGCGATGCGCACGGTCGCACGGTCGCGTGGCGGCTGCTCGGGGCCTCGCGCGGCTTCGCCGGCTTCTATCTGCGCCGCCCGGCGTCCTTCGGCGAGCTCGCCCGCATCGGATGGCGGCTTCCGGACGGCGACGGCATGAGGAGGGCCCTGCTCGCGGCCGTGGGCGCGCAGGAGGGCTTCGCCGCGACGGCCGATGAGTCGGCCTGGGTCGCCCTGCGCGTCGCCTATCGCGAGCAGCTCGCCCGGATCGCCGCCTTCGACCTGCTGGCGCCCGACGCCGTCGAGGCCGTGAAGCCGGTCTCCGAGGCGCTCGCGGACGCCGCGGGCGCCGCGCTGGAGGCATCGCTCGCGGTCGCGCGGTCGCGCGTGTCGACGGGCGCCGCCGGCGCCGGCGCGTTCCCGCGCGACGAGGTCGAGCGGACCCGGCTGGCGATCATCGGCATGGGAAAGGCGGGAGCCCGCGAGCTCAACTATGTCTCGGACGTGGACGTGATATTCGTCGGCGGAGCGGCCGAGGGAGCGGAGCTGACGGAGTCCCGCGCCCTCGACATCGCGCACCGGCTCGCGGTGCAGACCATGCACGGCATCTGCGAGATGGAGGTCGAGCCCCCGCTGTGGGAGGTCGACCCGAACCTGCGTCCCGAGGGCAAGCAGGGCGCGCTCGTCCGCAGCCTCGGATCCCACCTGGCGTACTACGACCGGTGGGCGCACACGTGGGAGTTCCAGGCCCTGCTCAAGGCGCGTCCGCTCGCGGGAGATCGGGAGCTCGGCGAGGCCTACGTCGCCGGCACGCAGCCCCTGGTCTGGGAGAGCGCGGGCCGCGAGGGCTTCGTCGACAGCGTGCAGCGGATGCGCGAGCGCGTCACCGACAACATCCCCGCCGCCGACGTCCCCTATCAGCTCAAGCTCGGGCCGGGCGGCATCCGCGACGTGGAGTTCACGGTCCAGCTCATCCAGCTCGTGCACGGCGTCTCCGACGCCTCCATCCGGCGCCGAGGGACGCTCGACGCGATCGATGCGCTGGTCGCCGAGGGATACGTGGGCCGCCGGGACGGTGCCACCTTCGCGCGCGACTACCGGGTTCTGCGCCTTCTCGAGCACCGCCTGCAGCTGGAGGGCCTCTCGCGCACGCACCTCATGCCGCGCAGCGAGGAAGGCCTGCGGGCGCTGGCCCGATCGAGCGGCCTCGCCGACACGGCCGCCCGCGTGCAGGGGCTGTGGGAGGAGATCAAGCGCGAGGTGCGCGAGATCCACGTGCGGCTGTTCTACCGCCCGCTGCTCACGGCGGTCGCCGCGCTTCCGGAGGAGGAGCGCAGCCTCACGACCGACGAGGCGCACGCCCGGCTCGCGGCGATCGGGTTCCACGACCCGAACGGCGCGCTCCGGCACATCCGGGCCCTGACGTCGGGACTCAGCCGCAAGGCATCGATCCAGCGTCATCTCATGCCGGTCATGCTGCTGTGGTTCGCCGACGGCGTGGATCCGGACCGCGGGCTGCTCTCGTACCGGCGCATCAGCGAGCGCCTCGGCGACACCCCCTGGTTCCTGCGCATGCTGCGCGACTCGTCGGGTGCCGCCGAGGGGCTCACGAAGATGCTGTCCGGTTCGCGGTACATCGGCGACCTCATGGAGTGGATCCCCGAGTCCGTGGCCTGGCTCGGAGCGCCGGAGCAGCTGCGCCCGCGCTCCGGCACGGTCCTGAGGGCGGAGGCGCGCGCCATCCAGGACCGTCATGCCGGTCTCGAGGACGCGATGGCGGCCGTGCGGGCGCTCCGCCGCCGTGAGATGCTCCGCACGGCGATGGGCGCGGTGCTGGGGGCGATCACGATCGAGGAGCTGAGCCTCGCGCTGACGACCATCGCCGAGGTGACCATCCAGGCGACGCTGCGCGCCGTGCGCCGCGAGATCGTGCCGCCCGACGACGCGTCGCTCGAGTTCGCCGTCATCGGCATGGGACGCTTCGGCGGGGCCGAGCTCGGATTCGGGTCGGATGCCGACGTGCTGTACGTGTACCGGGCGCAGGGGGTCGACCCCACGCGCGCGAACGAGCTCGCGACGCGGATCGTCTCGGAGGTGCGGCGCGTGTCGGAGGACCTCCGCCTCCCGCTCGACCTCGATGCCGACCTGCGTCCCGAGGGGCGCAGCGGTCCGATCGTGCGGTCGCTCGACGCCTATGCGGAGTACTACCGCCGCTGGTCCGTGTCATGGGAGGCGCAGGCGCTGCTGCGCGCGCGAGGGATCGCCGGATCGGCCGACCTCGTCGACGACTTCACCGCGCTGGCCGACGAGATCCGCTACCCGGCGCAGATCGACGTCTCGGCGCTCCGCGAGATCAAGCGCATCAAGGCGCGCGTCGAGAAGGAGCGGATGCCGCGGCAGGTCGATCCCACACTGCACCTGAAGCTGGGGCCGGGGGGCCTGAGCGACGTGGAGTGGCTCGTGCAGCTGCTGCAGCTGCAGCATGCGCACGCGGTGCCGGGGCTGCGGACGACGTCGACGCTGGGCGCGCTGAGCGCGGCGTCGGCCGCCGGGCTCGTCCCGGAGGTCGCCGCGCGACGCCTGGCGGAGGCGTGGCGGCTCGCCGCGCGTCTGAGATCGGCGAACACGCTGTACTCGGGCGACACGAGCGACGTCCTGCCCGTCGACCGGCGGGCGCTCGACGGCCTCGGGCGGATGCTGGAGTACCCCCCGCATTCGGCCACGCGGGTCCAGGAGGACTGGCTGCGCGCGTCGCGGCGGGCGCGCCGGGACTTCGAGAAGCTGTTCTACGGCTAGCCGTGGCTCAGGCGTGCGCGACCCGATGCCAGAGCGCGGCGTACGCGCGAGCGGCCCCGGAGCGCGGCGCGAACGCCCCGATCGCGGCGTGACGCTCGCCCATCCGCTCGGCGAGGACCGAGAACGGGACGACGATGTCGGTGATCTCGGGCACGCGCGAGGGGAGCTCGGCGACGGCCTCCCGGTGGCTCTTCTTGCGGCGGTCGACCATGGTGAGGAAGGCGACGAGGGAGGCGCCGCCGCCCTGATCCGCGATGAGCGCTCTGACCTGGTCGAAGGACCGCAGCGAGATGAGCGACGGCGACAGGGGAGCGACGACGACGTCGGCCGCGTCGATGGCGTTCTCGGCGACGAGGGACGCGCCGGGCGGGCAGTCCAGGACGATCACGTCGTAGTCGCCTCGCAGCGGCTTCA
This window of the Microbacterium sp. AB genome carries:
- a CDS encoding DEAD/DEAH box helicase, which translates into the protein MSGSSPSESYAAARESRRHPLTAAFAEDQRFDLDPFQLEGCHALEEGRSVLVAAPTGAGKTIVGEFAVHLAVRTPGEKAFYTTPMKALSNQKFRELQAVYGEDEVGLLTGDTNINGHARIVVMTTEVLRNMIYAGSSALQGLRYVVMDEVHYLADRFRGAVWEEVIIHLPPSVRIVSLSATVSNAEEFGDWLDTVRGDTEVIVSETRPVPLEQHMLVRGDLLPLFDEAAGPAAAQVNRELLRVRASFGQAPRSGEHRFDGHRRGRRPPEGRPTPVRRMERIDRAEVIRLLGRQNLLPAIFFVFSRVGCDQAVQQVRRSGVRLTTAEERAEIRRIVEQRIAALPDEDLGVLGYWEWKDNLERGVASHHAGLLPAFKEVVEELYQRKLVKVVFATETLALGINMPARTVVLEKLEKFNGESRAPITSGEYTQLTGRAGRRGIDVEGHAVVQWTDGLDPQAVASLASRRTYPLNSSFRPTYNMAVNLLDQFGKERSREILESSFAQFQADRAVVGIARRVKEAEESLAGYEKAMSCDKGDFAEYAGLRRELSDLEKTDRKDANASRARRQQRQERIQSLRKRMQRHPCHRCPDREQHARWGERYWKLRRETGKLRRQIETRTGSVARQFDRIMDVLAELDYIEVSEDGTALTAAGRRMRRIYGERDLLVAESLRQGLWSRLDAPSLAALACALVYEPRREEVADPYGLPRGAFREALSVTEDLWSRLDDLEQDRGLPGTSPVAAGLSQAMHMWARGQALDRVLTSADMAAGDFVRWAKQTIDLLDQLSLVADGDLARTARSALDAVRRGIVAYSSV
- the lnt gene encoding apolipoprotein N-acyltransferase, which produces MPERPVLPLWAAVIAAAAGGFALDMSFPSLGVWPLAFVAVVLSLLSLVGRRIGGAVLVGVVFGAAFYFPHVSWAARFLGDTAFNWAPWAALATVEAVLSGVAAIPLALAYRWIPRVRDTPAVRVVVLPLVVAGVWTLREDVLGSWPYGGFAWGRIGMTQSESPLATLSSWVGVGGLTFLVILLCAMTIEAVRLGVRADAPARRRRALAAGPAALLVLLLVTPQFPTTDAGTITVGAVQGNGPAAYMDARDPYDVLNSQIAATEPLRESETDLDVVLWPEGGVDSDPLYNETTALSLDAVVRAFDAPLLMNAASARGGDPTSGDDPIYNTSMLWTEDGAVQLHSKRNPVPFGEYVPDRPFFEALAPGLIGLIQREYTPGTDSPVFDVGGVGVGLAICFDVIDDDLIREGVDGGAQVFMFQTNNADFRGTDENLQQLAFARMRAIETGRSVVNLSTTGTSQIIAPDGTTTEQLPIDEAGAIVADVELRDGTTAGVVVGPWITAAMPLSLLALAGAGVLARRRRRA
- a CDS encoding ParA family protein translates to MSISRVIAVFSTKGGVGKTTTAVNLAWQAAADGSRVLLWDLDPQAAATWLLSVRQKLRGGASAVLSGDRSIAKAVRESSIDGVDVVPADATYRGLDIVLDGAKRSSTRLARALKPLRGDYDVIVLDCPPGASLVAENAIDAADVVVAPLSPSLISLRSFDQVRALIADQGGGASLVAFLTMVDRRKKSHREAVAELPSRVPEITDIVVPFSVLAERMGERHAAIGAFAPRSGAARAYAALWHRVAHA
- a CDS encoding glutamine synthetase family protein → MDKQRDFVLRTIEERGVKFVRLWFTDVLGTLKSVAIAPAEVEGAFSEGIGFDGSAIEGLTRSYESDLLAFPDPSTFQILPWRGEIDPTARMFCDITTPDGEPASAEPRNVLKRTLAKAADAGFTFYTHPEIEFYLLKSSGFGAEGPEPVDRAGYFDNVPGGTAHDFRRRAVRMLEDLGISVEYSHHEVGPGQNEIDLRYADALTMADNIMTFRTVVKEVAIEQGVHATFMPKPLSGEPGSGMHTHLSLFEGDVNAFFQEGAQYQLSHIGRQFIAGLMRHAGEIALVTNQFVNSYKRLWGGDEAPSYVTWGHNNRSALIRVPLYKPGKGGSARVEYRAIDSAANPYLAYALILAAGLKGIEEEYELATEAEENVGALSSAERRALGYQPLPSSLYDAIKQMEDSELVAETLGEQVFSYVLANKRREYEAYRSHVTQYELKSTLDVI
- a CDS encoding bifunctional [glutamine synthetase] adenylyltransferase/[glutamine synthetase]-adenylyl-L-tyrosine phosphorylase; this translates as MTRESRASGLTELARFGFGALQRADEQLSELAGLVGLERDEALRGAERAADPDEALDGLVKVARRDADIVGAVLRDAHGRTVAWRLLGASRGFAGFYLRRPASFGELARIGWRLPDGDGMRRALLAAVGAQEGFAATADESAWVALRVAYREQLARIAAFDLLAPDAVEAVKPVSEALADAAGAALEASLAVARSRVSTGAAGAGAFPRDEVERTRLAIIGMGKAGARELNYVSDVDVIFVGGAAEGAELTESRALDIAHRLAVQTMHGICEMEVEPPLWEVDPNLRPEGKQGALVRSLGSHLAYYDRWAHTWEFQALLKARPLAGDRELGEAYVAGTQPLVWESAGREGFVDSVQRMRERVTDNIPAADVPYQLKLGPGGIRDVEFTVQLIQLVHGVSDASIRRRGTLDAIDALVAEGYVGRRDGATFARDYRVLRLLEHRLQLEGLSRTHLMPRSEEGLRALARSSGLADTAARVQGLWEEIKREVREIHVRLFYRPLLTAVAALPEEERSLTTDEAHARLAAIGFHDPNGALRHIRALTSGLSRKASIQRHLMPVMLLWFADGVDPDRGLLSYRRISERLGDTPWFLRMLRDSSGAAEGLTKMLSGSRYIGDLMEWIPESVAWLGAPEQLRPRSGTVLRAEARAIQDRHAGLEDAMAAVRALRRREMLRTAMGAVLGAITIEELSLALTTIAEVTIQATLRAVRREIVPPDDASLEFAVIGMGRFGGAELGFGSDADVLYVYRAQGVDPTRANELATRIVSEVRRVSEDLRLPLDLDADLRPEGRSGPIVRSLDAYAEYYRRWSVSWEAQALLRARGIAGSADLVDDFTALADEIRYPAQIDVSALREIKRIKARVEKERMPRQVDPTLHLKLGPGGLSDVEWLVQLLQLQHAHAVPGLRTTSTLGALSAASAAGLVPEVAARRLAEAWRLAARLRSANTLYSGDTSDVLPVDRRALDGLGRMLEYPPHSATRVQEDWLRASRRARRDFEKLFYG
- a CDS encoding SPOR domain-containing protein yields the protein MSFDVDPEKKYWYNLKSGEVEFGLVSPSSERAGPFDTAEEAAKAPEVLKARTRAWEDEEARDGDWPQTRQTPSDQ